A region of the Ornithinimicrobium ciconiae genome:
CGCCGCAGCACCGGCTCGGCATCCTCGGCGGTGAGTCGGGGGAAGGCCGCGGTGGCCAGCGGGACGGCCAGCACGGCATACGGCAGGAGGTAGGCGGTCTGGGCGTAGGTGTAGACGTTGAGGGTGCCGACGCCCTCTGCGGAGTTGGTCAACCAGACCGTGACGAGCACGCACGCCTGCTGGGCGGCCACGGCGAGGATGCCCGCTGTCGCCAGGGTGCCGGCACGTCGGGCGGTGCCGGCCGGAAAGGTCCAGGTCGGGCGCAACCGCACCCCGGCCCGCCAGGTCGGCACGAGCAGCGGCAGGCTCAGGGCGACCACCCCGGCCGTGGTGCCCCAGGCCAGCAGGAGCAGGGCATTGCGAGGGGCGCCGGCCAGCCCGGCGTCCGGGGCCACCCAGGCGCCGTAGGCCAGGTAGACCCCGATCACCACGAGGCTGGACAGCAGTGGCGCCACGGCGGCGGCCAGGAAGCGCTGGTGGGCCTGCAGGACGCCGGACAGGACGATGCCGATGCCATAGAGGACCACCTGCGGGGCAAAGACGGTGAGCATCGTGACGGCCGTGTCGATCGCTGCCGTGCCGCACCCCTCGTCGGGGCCGAGCAGGAGGCGGGCAATGGGTCGGGCCAGGACGGCCACCAGGATGGAGAGCGGCAGCAGGACCGTCAGGCACCAGGTCAGCAGGGCCGAGGCGGTCCGGTCGGCGAGGTCTTCCCGTCCGCGGTGCAGGTGCCCCGAGACAAGGGGCACCACCACCGCCGCGAGCGCTCCCCCGGCAGCGATCTCATAGAAGGCGTTGGGGACCTGGTTGGCGGTGGCGTAGATCTCCCCGACACAGGTGGCACCGACCCCGTTGCTGAACGCCAGCCAGCGGCCCAGTCCCACGGCCCGTCCCACCAGGGTGACGACGGCAATGAGACCGGCTGCACCGGCGATGCTGCCGGCCAGCAGCCGTGGGCTCGGACCGGTCCGGACGGTGGGACTGTCTCCGCTCATCCCACCCTCACCGAGGTGGCCTGCCGAGCGCATCCAGCTCGCGCAGGACCGGCGTCGACTCGATGACCCGGGTGAAGCTCACCTTCTCCGAGGCCAGGGTGAGGCTTGTGATCACGCCGAGGGTGACCACCCGCGCGGCCAGGGACTGTCGTTGGATGAGCGCGACGCCCAGCACCGCCCCCAGCGGGTTGGCGCCGGTGTCTCCCAGCATGCTGGTGCCCGCGAGGTCCTGCGGGAGCAGTGCGAGGCAGGCACCCAGGGTGACCGCCGCGGGAGCCGAGCCACCTCCGGAGAGCATCAGGGGCACCGCCACCACGGTGCCCACCTTGAGGGCACGCCCGGGCCGCAGGTCAAAGAGGTTGGCCAGGTTTGCCGAGCCCGCGATGACCGCGCCGCCGACCAGCACCGAGCCCGCAGCGCGCAGGGCGCCGACCCCGTGCCCGGCGATGGTGTGGGGAGGCCCACTCTCCACCGCGGCGGCCACGAGCCCCGTGGCGACCAGGCCAAGCACCTTGACGGCGCCGGTGGTGACCCGGCCGTGGGCCAGCGCGGAGAGGTGGCCGGCCAGTCCCTTGCGGTCCGTGTCCTGCCGCAGGTCGTCCAGGACGCCGAGCGAGCCAGCACCGAGGGAGGCCACGGCATAGGGCAGCGCCCCGCCACCCCAGCCCGCACTAGTGAGCACCGCCGTACCGGTCGTGCCGGCGACGAGGGCCACGCCCTCGAGCAGGGTCACGGACGATCCGGCGTGATTGGTCCGCTCCCAGCGTGCCGACCAGGGCTCTGCGCGGCGCTGGCGCAGGTGGTGCCACACCAGCGCAGTGCCGGCCGCTCCGGCGGCGGTGAGCAACCCGTCCCGCAGCGGCCTCACGGGGTCGGCGTGCCGGTCGTGGGTGCCGTGTCGGTGGGCGGCTGGCCCCCGGCCCCATCACCGGCCCCATCCCCCGGGGGTGGGGTCGGGGGCAACGGTCCGGTCGGCTCCTCGGTGCTGTCCGCATCGTCGGTGGGATCGGGCGGCAGCGTCGGGGCGGGCACCAGGGGCTCGCTCTCCGGCGGCAGTGGCTCAGGCACAGGCGGCGCCGGAGCGACAGCGTCCGTCCCCAGTCCCCAGTGACCCGGCTCTCCCTCGATGGACCACCGCAGACCGAGCACCACCGACAGCTGGCCGGCCGCCCGCTCGACGTTGTCCACGCTGCTGACGTTCTCGGCCATCGCGGCCTCGGCTCGCACCCCCCGCACGACCGGGGACTCGGCGGACTGCACCGGGTCGGAATAGCTCTCGGTGCCGTAGCCGGCGACCAGGGTCGGGGTCCCGAGAACACCGAACGCCGTGATCAGGTCCAGCGACTGCTGCAGCTGCGGATCGCCGGCGGTGTCCTCCTCGACCTGCTCGGTCGTCAGCGTCCCGGTGACGATGACGAAGGAGTCCGGAGCCAGCGCTCCCTCCTCCTGGTTGTCGGCCCAGTTCGTGTCCAGGAAGCCGACCTCTTCCAGCCGGTCGGTGGCCGCGCGC
Encoded here:
- the murJ gene encoding murein biosynthesis integral membrane protein MurJ — protein: MSGDSPTVRTGPSPRLLAGSIAGAAGLIAVVTLVGRAVGLGRWLAFSNGVGATCVGEIYATANQVPNAFYEIAAGGALAAVVVPLVSGHLHRGREDLADRTASALLTWCLTVLLPLSILVAVLARPIARLLLGPDEGCGTAAIDTAVTMLTVFAPQVVLYGIGIVLSGVLQAHQRFLAAAVAPLLSSLVVIGVYLAYGAWVAPDAGLAGAPRNALLLLAWGTTAGVVALSLPLLVPTWRAGVRLRPTWTFPAGTARRAGTLATAGILAVAAQQACVLVTVWLTNSAEGVGTLNVYTYAQTAYLLPYAVLAVPLATAAFPRLTAEDAEPVLRRTLLAVVVAGVVGAVALVAVRREVGALFVTIDAGSGGSGATALQALPTALAWYAPGLVGLAVAALLSRALYARGAALLAGGAVALGWIVAALVPVVHLTQTQATPSQSLVTLGLGSSIGMSLTGILLIVLVRRSWGSAVTHRIWAPALVALGGALLVLLGRELAAAVDVSHWAVALVSGLVTGCAVLATALLALRVGAPAAFGDMVGGIRRRGVR
- a CDS encoding copper transporter; translated protein: MIDFRYHLVSLVAVFMALAVGIVLGAGPLGQEISSTLEAQVRELREERNGLRAQLDQAEARDDLKNQVVQILTPTVTQDQLSGRRVAVVTLPGADRNIVGQLQERIGTAGGQVVLTARLDDSWADPDTAATRHEVAAELAPTVADPEPREGGEPTAETVLAAALSGQDEVAGSNAWRAATDRLEEVGFLDTNWADNQEEGALAPDSFVIVTGTLTTEQVEEDTAGDPQLQQSLDLITAFGVLGTPTLVAGYGTESYSDPVQSAESPVVRGVRAEAAMAENVSSVDNVERAAGQLSVVLGLRWSIEGEPGHWGLGTDAVAPAPPVPEPLPPESEPLVPAPTLPPDPTDDADSTEEPTGPLPPTPPPGDGAGDGAGGQPPTDTAPTTGTPTP